One Candidatus Omnitrophota bacterium DNA segment encodes these proteins:
- a CDS encoding ABC transporter permease → MIARLNASFYDTVTWAGAWFVDLCWYAGSLCLLLVRAVGGALSRPIRRKAIAYEIWKIGVRSLPIVFLSALFIGMVLAFQSAYQMQRLAAEIYIASLVALSIVREIGPVITALIVAGRVGSAIAAELGTMKVTEQVDALLTLGVSPVSFLVVPRFIALLIGLPILTLWADAVGIFGGFVIGTVKLGTLPSLYWKMTTLPLVFKDLFSGLLKSVTFAMIICVVSCFEGFRTEGGAEGVGRSTTAAVVSSFILVIAADCLLTALFYFVWHY, encoded by the coding sequence ATGATTGCGAGATTGAACGCCTCGTTCTACGACACGGTCACGTGGGCCGGGGCGTGGTTTGTCGATCTGTGCTGGTATGCCGGCAGCCTCTGCCTCTTGCTGGTGCGCGCGGTGGGCGGGGCGCTCAGCCGGCCCATCCGCCGCAAGGCGATCGCCTACGAGATCTGGAAAATCGGCGTGCGGTCGCTGCCGATCGTGTTTCTCTCTGCGCTGTTTATCGGGATGGTGCTCGCCTTTCAGAGCGCCTACCAGATGCAGCGCCTCGCCGCGGAAATCTATATCGCCAGCCTCGTCGCGCTCTCCATCGTCAGAGAGATCGGCCCGGTCATTACCGCGCTGATCGTTGCCGGCCGCGTGGGCTCCGCCATTGCGGCGGAGCTTGGCACCATGAAGGTCACCGAGCAGGTTGACGCGCTGCTCACGCTGGGCGTGAGCCCGGTGAGTTTTCTTGTGGTGCCGCGCTTCATCGCCCTGCTCATCGGGTTGCCGATTTTGACCTTGTGGGCGGATGCGGTCGGCATCTTCGGCGGGTTCGTCATCGGGACGGTCAAATTGGGCACTTTACCGAGCCTCTACTGGAAAATGACGACGCTGCCGCTCGTCTTCAAAGATTTGTTCTCCGGGCTCCTCAAATCCGTGACCTTTGCGATGATCATCTGCGTCGTGAGCTGCTTCGAAGGATTTCGCACCGAAGGGGGCGCCGAAGGCGTCGGGCGCTCGACAACCGCGGCCGTCGTCTCCTCCTTCATCTTGGTGATCGCGGCCGACTGTTTATTGACTGCGCTGTTCTACTTCGTGTGGCATTATTGA
- a CDS encoding MCE family protein, with protein sequence MTRRWTLEIKVGAFVILGVALLTICVFAIGDLTTVFLPSYRLRVIFDSANGITEGSPVQYAGVEVGKVAGVRILQAADRIAPRVELTTRLPSAVTVRSDDQAAISTFGLLGEKYLAIAPGPGAGKVLGRNEQLMGQPPVSTELVIQRSNEVLTELKSTLEGINTLVGDPEARLYLKEAVREARDATRNWKLVGERLNLAMSYAESGQGNIGKLLFDDDLYHRVSGFVDDLRAHPWKLVVRQPARPATKK encoded by the coding sequence ATGACACGACGCTGGACGTTGGAAATCAAAGTGGGCGCGTTCGTCATTCTCGGGGTGGCGCTGCTGACCATCTGCGTGTTTGCGATCGGCGATCTGACGACGGTGTTCTTGCCCAGCTATCGGCTGCGCGTCATCTTTGATTCGGCCAATGGCATTACCGAGGGTTCGCCGGTCCAATATGCGGGTGTCGAGGTCGGGAAAGTGGCGGGGGTGCGCATTCTGCAGGCGGCGGATCGCATCGCTCCCCGCGTCGAGCTCACGACCCGATTGCCATCCGCGGTCACGGTTCGCAGCGACGATCAGGCGGCCATCAGCACGTTCGGTTTGCTGGGGGAGAAGTACCTCGCCATCGCCCCGGGCCCGGGTGCTGGCAAGGTGCTGGGACGCAACGAGCAGCTCATGGGGCAGCCGCCGGTGTCCACGGAACTCGTCATCCAGCGCTCGAATGAGGTGTTGACGGAGTTGAAGTCGACCTTGGAAGGCATCAACACGCTCGTGGGCGATCCCGAAGCCCGCCTCTATTTGAAAGAGGCCGTGCGGGAGGCCCGGGACGCGACGCGCAACTGGAAGCTCGTCGGGGAGCGCCTGAATCTCGCCATGTCGTACGCCGAGTCCGGACAGGGCAATATCGGCAAGCTCTTGTTCGACGACGACCTCTATCATCGGGTGAGCGGTTTCGTGGATGATCTCCGCGCGCATCCGTGGAAGCTCGTGGTGCGGCAGCCGGCACGCCCAGCCACCAAAAAATAA
- a CDS encoding ABC transporter ATP-binding protein, with translation MIVVKDLSKSFDSHLVLDHVTLSIQTGETMVIIGRSGCGKSVLLKHIIGLMQPDEGQVVVNGADLNALGDEELSRLRLKFGMLFQGAALFDSMTTFENVAFSLQEHTTMDREAIAQRVHECLQLVGLEGIDDRYPSELSGGMRKRAGLARALALNPEIMLYDEPTTGVDPIMADIINELIVTLHDKLRVTSIVVTHDMNSAYKVADRIAMLYNGNIVQVGAPEEIRASEQAVVRQFIEGKGTGPIQEGLPDRRVLSRWSTRTKIRISRG, from the coding sequence ATGATTGTCGTCAAGGATCTGTCGAAAAGTTTTGACAGCCACCTGGTGCTGGATCATGTGACTCTCAGCATCCAGACCGGGGAGACCATGGTGATCATCGGGCGCTCCGGCTGCGGCAAGTCCGTGCTGCTGAAGCACATCATTGGCTTGATGCAGCCGGATGAGGGCCAGGTCGTCGTCAATGGCGCGGACCTGAATGCGCTGGGCGATGAGGAGCTGAGCCGGCTCCGCTTGAAGTTCGGCATGCTGTTTCAGGGGGCCGCGCTCTTTGATTCGATGACGACGTTTGAAAACGTGGCGTTTTCCTTGCAGGAGCACACGACCATGGACCGCGAGGCCATCGCGCAGCGCGTCCATGAGTGCCTGCAGCTGGTCGGCTTGGAAGGGATTGACGATCGGTATCCCTCGGAGCTCTCCGGCGGGATGCGCAAGCGCGCGGGGCTGGCCCGCGCCTTGGCGCTGAATCCAGAGATCATGCTCTACGATGAACCGACCACCGGGGTCGATCCCATCATGGCGGACATCATCAATGAGCTCATCGTCACGCTCCACGATAAATTGCGCGTGACGTCGATCGTCGTCACGCACGACATGAACAGCGCCTACAAGGTGGCGGATCGCATCGCGATGCTTTACAATGGAAACATTGTGCAAGTCGGGGCACCTGAGGAGATTCGCGCCTCGGAGCAGGCGGTGGTCCGGCAGTTTATCGAGGGCAAGGGGACCGGGCCGATTCAGGAGGGGTTGCCGGATCGCCGGGTGCTCTCACGCTGGTCCACGCGAACGAAAATCAGGATCTCTAGAGGATAA